AGGTTTAACAGCGTGATTGACTAATCCTTCACTGATGCTTCCATTAAAGAAATGTGCAAAGCCGGTTCTGCCGTGCGTGCACATTCCGATAACATCGGCGTCTATTCTGTTAGAGAAGTTTATAATTCCTTTTTCAATATTTGTATCGTTGTAAATTTGAGTGGTGTAATTGGTGATGTTAAATTCGGCTACAAAGTCACTCATTGCTTTTTCGCTTACATGAGTTGGTTTAAAACTGTTAGGGGTGCAAATGGTAACTAAGTGTAGTTTTGAATCAAATAGCTTGGTGAAATTTAAAAGTTTTTCAAATGGTTTTTTTGCTTCTTCTGAAAAGTCAGAGGCAAACACAATGTCAGAAGCGTTAAAATTTGGAATGTTTTTCTTAATGACTAAAACAGGAATTTCTGAATTTCTCACTACTTTTTCGGTATTAGAGCCTATTAGTAATTCTTCGACTCCAGAAGAGCCGTGAGAACCCATGATTATTAGGTCAACATCATAATCTTTGCTTATCTGTGTTATTCCATGTATAGGTTTATCCATTTTTACAATTTCAGTTACCGGTATTCCTTCCAAATATTCTTTTGAGGCGACTTCATCTAATGTTTCGTTTGCTTTTTTCATAAAAAGCATAGTTTCAGGAATGCTGGTTCCGCCCACTATGGCGTCGTTAGATTGCTGTGGTAATTCGAGCATATGAAGAAGGATAATTTCAGAATTGTTCTTTTTTGCGATTTGAGAGGCAACTCTTAAAGCGTCTTCTGCGTGTTGGGAAAAGTCAGTAGGTACTAAGATTCGTTTCATGATTTTGAGGGTTAAAATGGGAATAATTCTATGTTTTTAATGCTATTATAAAGATACGGAATTATTTTAGAGCAATCAATTTATTTGATTTATAAAAAAAACACTATATTTGCACTGTTATTTATTAAAATCTAAATAATGAGGGGACTAAGTGTCCCCTCTTTTTATAAAATTATGACATTTAAAGAAAAAGTAAACGGATTAATTACAGAAGCTCTTCTGGAAAAACCATCAGTCTTTTTGGTTGATTTGGCAGTTTCGGATTCTTTTAAAATTAGTGTTGGTTTAGACGGTGATAATGGAGTGGCGTTGCAAGACTGTATCGACATAAGTCGTGCAATCGAGAATAATCTAGATCGTGAAGAACAAGATTTTTCGCTTGAAGTAGCATCGGTTGGTGTAGGAACGCCATTAAAAATGGTAAGACAATACAAGAAAAATGTTGGTAGAACGTTGATTGTTACCACAAATACGGAAAAAATAGAAGCAGAATTAGTAGAAGCTAATGATGTTTTTATAATTTTGTCTTGGAAAGCAAGAGAACCGA
The Flavobacterium humidisoli DNA segment above includes these coding regions:
- the rimP gene encoding ribosome assembly cofactor RimP, which codes for MTFKEKVNGLITEALLEKPSVFLVDLAVSDSFKISVGLDGDNGVALQDCIDISRAIENNLDREEQDFSLEVASVGVGTPLKMVRQYKKNVGRTLIVTTNTEKIEAELVEANDVFIILSWKAREPKKVGKGKETVQKEQQIPYTEIKEAVVTVTF
- a CDS encoding universal stress protein, which translates into the protein MKRILVPTDFSQHAEDALRVASQIAKKNNSEIILLHMLELPQQSNDAIVGGTSIPETMLFMKKANETLDEVASKEYLEGIPVTEIVKMDKPIHGITQISKDYDVDLIIMGSHGSSGVEELLIGSNTEKVVRNSEIPVLVIKKNIPNFNASDIVFASDFSEEAKKPFEKLLNFTKLFDSKLHLVTICTPNSFKPTHVSEKAMSDFVAEFNITNYTTQIYNDTNIEKGIINFSNRIDADVIGMCTHGRTGFAHFFNGSISEGLVNHAVKPVITLKI